A segment of the Kazachstania africana CBS 2517 chromosome 2, complete genome genome:
GATAAGGATACAAAATTATATGAGATAGCATTGACATACTTCGTTTCTAGCGAAGAAGTCTTGAGCAAAATTGGCGgagaaaagattttgaaaactgaAGTTCTTGATAAGGCCTTGGATAATAGTTCTATGGATATTTTAGAGGCCATCGAAATTCTCTCTTCAACTAGTGTTCTTACATTCGGTTttattcaagaattattgatagattactttgaagaagaaaatagagAAATGGAGAAAAATCGAAAATTGGTTGAATCTTACGAAACAGAATTGAATaccaagaaagagaaaCTATCCAACATTATCCATAATCAAGATCCTACACAGATCCAGTTGAAAAATCAGACGTGCTTTATGTGTAAACTACCGATGCATCTTCCAATGGTTTACTTCAAATGTGGTCACATTTACCACCAGAACTGCATGGATGAAGAATATTCAACAGAAGAGAATGAGTTAATATTCAAATGTCCAAAATGTATAGTAGAACTGGAAACGTCAAATAGATTATCGGAGGCCCAGAAAGAGGTCGCAACAAAGACtgaattattgaagatgGCTCTGGAAGATGATAGTAGGCATAAGGACCGTTTCAAAGTCATTACAGAATTCATTGGTAGAGGGGGACTTGAATATAATCATGTAACCATATAGACATCTGTTCAAAAATGTCGAAAAACTGTGACGTTTTATGAACGGCTGACCGATTtcgttgtttttttttccttgcCTTGTCTTGAAGCGATGCCTCATATATGAAACACCTTTAAGTAGTCTGTCATGGCtaaaaaacaattttgaaactattTTGATATCAGACCTATTACATACCATAGACACCAGTAAATGATGGTATATTCTGTTTGAGTATTTATAAACTTGTTATTTCATCTAGATATGAATGGTATATGTCGTTGTGTGCTATATTTTCTAGAACTTCCCGAAGGATAATCTGATCATACCAAACATGTCCAAAACttcgaaattttttgaacagATATATGGTGGAGCTAGCTTTGAAATGACACCAATTAGGGACTATGAGCATGACTATTTCCATATCAATGACAATAAACTTCCAAGGTTTTTGAAAGGCAATAAAAAGCTTTCTCAATCTAGCGCTTCAGTCCGTCGTGAAGGATTCAAGAGACCCGCAACTTTAGATTTAACGAATATAGGACAACCTCTaactaaaaaaatcaattcacCTCTGAatttaaacaattttaaaaggCAGATTAGCATTAGTACAGAAACAGATAATGGCAAGCGTATGCTTTGTTCTATGTTAGAAACCTTGTATCATCGTGAGAAACAGTATTCAAGATGGATGTTTTTTGCTAATACTGTTTATAGAAGGGCATTGCATGAAAATGTGACACATAAaaatagatttttcaagCTGGACTCTCATGAGGAATTGCTTctttttggaaatattgacactatttcttcaataagtgatatattcattaattCTCTGGAGAGTTTTTGTCTGAGAATTGTTGGTACacaagaatttgatgaagaaacatGGAGAGAAATAAAGCGTAGTTCAAGcttacaaaaaataatattcagATCATATGAGTTGGGTGATATTTTCCAACAGCACCTTAGTAGAATGAAGTCAACATACCTCAGCTATGCGGTTTCCCATCAAAAACAAATGGATCTTTTCAGgttcattaaaaatgaagatagtCGTTTATTTCAACAATGGCAGGAGCATTGTTTAAAAGCTGCTGAGTTCAAAAGCTTGGAAAGTATTCTTGAGCTGCCTATTACAAGGATATTAGACTGGGTAGAAGCATTAGAGTCCATGTTAGCCATTTCTGATGACACAATTTCTGATAATTTGAAGGAGAAGATTCAAAGCGTGTATGAGcagtttttgaaattcaaagaaactCTAACGGAAGAAATGTCAGAATATAATAGTCATAAAGAATACGACTTTGCACTGACACCTGGTGAAATAATTCAAGGTTATAATGCTGGAGTAGAGGTGccaaaaatacaaaaagGTAAAGATTATTTAGATGTTACTAACCATTTGAATGATGAGAGCGCCAAGTCATTTGTTGACCATTCTTCAAGCTATTATCCTAGCGATGTGGAGGAACACTTCCAAGAATCAATTAATAGCTCTCTAGGGGCAAGTTCTGTTTTAGAAATGGAAAGTATTGCCAATTTAACTTTACCAGAAACAATTGTTAAGTTCAAGTTGGTCTACAAGGATTTGATAAGCTTAGAAAGTatgttgaaaaagaatgatTTGTTTGCAATTTTGGATGTcaacttgaaaaatgcTACGTTGTGGGAGGGTCTATTAAAAGGCATACCTCCGTTTGAGGATACTAGTGATCCAAAGAGTATGATTTTATCAGTTTCTTCCTCCTATGTCAATAAACTTCATCAACAGAAGGAACAAATGACATTTCTGAAATTAATTGACTTAGAAACAGGGGTAATGGCACCATTGAACACAATCATCAAACATTGTGACAGCGTAAGGACTAAATTAAAAGATCTCAAAACACTAAAAAGAGACTATATTCTCTAtttaaaggaaaaaaaggCAAAAGCACATGATATAAAGACAAACTTAATTGGAAAACATTATGAAGagcttcaaaatcaattaacTATTGAGCTACCGAAACTTCTTATGCTCATAAACAAAATTACTGGTTTAGTTATTCTCAACTACAGCAAATTCATGCTACAATACTTTAAGACCATGTGCGGCGGTGAGAAGTTTTTAGAGAGGGATTTGGCGAATAGAGAGAAATGCGCTGGTGATTTGGCACCCAATTTTGATATCCTGCAATCGTATTCCTCATCCAGATATTACATGAAAAGGTTAGTACGTAAAGACTGGAAATTTGATGGTGAGCCGGGTGCAAGCAGAGTAGTAAGAAAGTTATTCGAACTATGAAGTGGATGGAAAAAACAGGAGTCGGTTATATATTTCATCATCGAGCATATAGTTGAGTAAAGCTATTAATATCGTTACTGAATTCGTTTTACTGCGTATTATGTGACTTGATATTTTGTGATCACGTGCATATCTAAAATCATTTCTTCCGtgcttgaaaaaaaatttcaagcgATGAGCTTCGAATTTGAAAACGACCTAATAGTTAGATAGTTAGTATATTTTGACCAGTCCTAGAAGAATAGAAACCTAAAATGTCATCCAAGGATTATAAAAGTTTACCAGTTACAGTCGAAAAGCCTATTCCAGTATCATACGATTTGGGTAACCTGTCAGTTTTCGATTCAAATGTCCTTGATagaaatgattttgattcttcGAATGCTGCACGTGAAGAACATATCAGAAATGCCACTCGTGACAATGTGCAATtattaataaatcaattacTTTCATTACCAATTAAATCCACCACAAATTCCTCCGGTACGAGTGATCAAGGTGCCAATATGACATTATTGAGATTACCAGAGCCAATTACTGAATTACCTAGAGAAAAACCACTACCTAAGCCAAAGGCACCAACCAAATGGGAGAAATTTGCTGCTAAGAAGGGTATCAAATCTAAAGAAAAGTCAGGAAAGATGGTTTATGATGAAGCCAGCGGTGAATGGGCACCAAAATGGGGTTACAAAGGCATTAATAAGAAGTTAGACGATCAGTGGTTAGTAGAGGTCGACGACAAGGTCAAAGGAACGGAAAATGAATTGGTTGACCCAAGAACTTTGAACAGgcaagaaagaaagaagttaatcaagaagaatgaaaggcagcaaaagaaaaatttagcTGGTAAATGAGCCACGGGTAATATTTTCGCCATTTATCCTTTTTTCCTTCTGCCAGGCAATCTTTTCTCATATTCTAAGTATAATACTGCGTCCTGATCTGCAAGTTTATAGGTACTCGTAGATTTATATAGTAGATTACTTCATGTAcattaaatttaaattagTCTTCATCAAGAGATTCATTAGAATTTGAGATGCGCTCCTCGgaaatatgaaattgaaaaggtaAATAAATCAACAACTACAGGCATTGAAACGCAGTTACCAATAGCCGTGTGCAGGACATTAGAAACATTATAGTCGCCCTAATTAGGTTGGTTATCGTAAAATAAAGAGGAATATGGCCGTTGATTTGAGTAAATATAGGCCAGTGATTGATGCAATTATCACTTCATGTGACCCCGATGAAGTGAGTCCCAAGAAGATTAGAAGGGCCGTTCAGGATTTGTTTGGGATTAGTTTCGATGAACAAAGGAAAGAAGtgaatgaatttattatagAACGATTCAATGATTTGCAGGAGAACCCGCTGATATTGATATCTAAAAGGgatatgatgaaaaaagatgaaCATTTGGCGTTGAGATTACAGGACCTGGAGAGACAAGCacaaaaaaagacaagGAATAGCACATCTACTAAGGAGAAAGTTCGtaggaagaagaggaagacGACAACGGGACAATCTACTGCCAATAATAGTCTGGCCAGTCGTAAATGGTTACTGAGCCCTCAATTGAAAGAACTTCTTGGTGAAGATGAGTTACCAAGGACCCAGGTTGTTAAATTAGTGTGGGATTATATCAAAAGtaataatttacaaaacGAAGCTGATCGAAGGGAGATTTTATGTGATGACAAAATGAGGCCTATATTTGGTAATAAAGTAACGATGTTTTCCATGAATAAGGTATTATCAAAGCATTTATTTAATCGGGAtgagattttgaagaaagatgaagacAGTGATATCGTAAAGAAAGATGAGGACACTGATAATTTGGACATAccagatgaagaaaactCAGGATGAtaaaaaacttttcattttattttttgttctgcaaaatttaaaaactCTCTAGTAGAacaattcattaatttaaTATCTAGAAATAATATACTTTTTCTAAATAGTTGTAATATATCTACATTTCCAGAAGAAAGAGGAGCGGAGTATTAAGTTGAACGGTTAATATCAATTATGTATCATtataattaattttatacaatatatatatatggtatctttgataaaatttttccatgCTTAGATTGTAGTCTTGGCTAAAGCATCCGTCAAGGAATCAATAGAGAGTTCAGATAGTGCTTTTTCCAATGGTTCAATATCGACAACTTGCAAGGTTTCGTtttcgtcttcttcttcttcttcctcttcttcttcttcttcatcttcagaatctaattcttccaagtcatcaatttccaaatcctcgaatttttcttgtaaagTATCTAAAGCGTCTGAGTCTTCTTCTAATCTGTTACCGTtaatttgtaattcttttaattttggtaagttattttcttctaatgcAGGtaagaaataattgatgatgGTTTCTTGTTTTAATTCGTTATATTCGACTTTCAAAGTTTCAAGATTGGCAAATTGAGTGTCTTTCAAGACTTTGAAAACAACGTCACAGCCGGTCCCTTTCAATAAACAGTCGTTTAgattcaattctttcaaagtaTCTTTCCAAATTGGTAGGCATTGGGCTAGAATGAAGGAAGCACTCTTAGTGAAAGTATTATCTTGTAAATccaaaatttccaaatttttattgaacttGAAACCATAACTTAATAAGTTCATGATACCACGAGGTCTGATACCATTTTGATATAGTTTAAcagttttcaaatcatcacCATGAGCCTTTAAACCAATGGCCAAATATAAAGAGGAACCATTTTCTAATCTATTACGACCACAAATGAAAGTTTCTAATAGGGAATCAGCTTTAGCGgctttcttatttttagCTAATTGGAATAAGGCTTTACCAATACGTTCACCAGCAAATGGACCCATACCATTGTTACTCAATAGAAGATGCCTTAATGAGACGGCGTTACTGATGTATGATTCTAAGGAGTCGATAGTTCTCAGACCAAATGCATTATCAGATAAGTTAACAATAGTTAATTTCTTACATTTTAAAAAAGTaggtaataataattgtAAAGATTCCACGACTTCATCGACCAGACGAGAAGTGTATAGATCAGCgaaattaatttcttctagATTGTCAATAATGCTTGAATTGTTTGCAATACATTCAGATAATGCTTTAGAAGCTTCGATACCGATGGTATTACCAGATAAATCGATTTTCTTAacttttgataattttaaaagatcaTCTAAAATAGGATTAATATCATCGGCTGAAGATAATTTTAAAGCTTTGCTAGCGATAGAGAAGACCTCAGATTCTTCATAGACTGGAGTGAAAGGTAAACTAGCCATACTATCTTGATGGATACGGTTCAGTTTTGGAGAAGTTCGATGTcgaagattttttttcttttgatggctttattttcatttattttttttttttctaaacATGTTTGATATTGCACTCAAAAAGAATAgttaataataattaaGAGTTCGATAAAGTCATTAAAACATGTGAATTTAGTATACTAATATCTGTATATATACTTTATAAACAAAACgattagaaaaattatgcTACTAGGgaataaaatgaataatatcTAATCATGAGATGATGTTGTTGTTTTATAAGAGTGCTTTTTAATCATTATGAATGAATCACTTCTTTTCGGAGCAGTCATTTGGAATCAGTGTTTATttacttcttctttggacCGCCTAATGGTTCACCGATACTCTTACCTCTTAATTTCACACCTAGAGCTCTTTCCAATTTGTTTAAAATCTGTTGGTTTGGAATAGCTCTACCGGATTCATAATCGTTGATAACAGTGGGTTTTTCATTGATCTTAGTAGCCAAATCCTTTTGAgacaatttcttttcagttCTAACTCTTGCAATTGCCTTACCTACAGAAGcatccaatttttttggcttAACAATATCAGTTTCTCTATCAATCTTAGTCAATCTTTGACCTTCAGTGTCGCCCTTGATGTTGGTAGTACCGTATTTCTTATCGACGGACAAGACAAGACCTTGTCTTCTAGCAGCATTAATTTGACCTTGAGTTCTAGCAACGTTAGCTCTTGGACCAGAACCACCAGCTCTAACTTTCTGACCAATAACAGTAGTGGAATCCCAATCAGACATTTTTATCTACGAATAAAACAATAAgtgttttctttttaatttacGTTGTCGAAACTAAGCTCTTACAGAGGTCGAGAATGCTACtctctttttatataataatggAATTTATCctgagaagaaaaaagaaaagcttCTGTGACGTTCTGCgagtttcttcttttcgAGAATTTTGCAGCGAAGAGTTGAGGGATTCCGGATACCCGGCTTTTATCTACAGCCGGGTAACGAAGGATACAAACGTTCACGTGACTTCTGtaaattccaaattttaTTTCCGAAAGCGTTTCTGGTGGAATggaaataaatttgatgaaaaatacaGAGAGAGATTTCAATGGATAGATAGGTCAAAATACTCTGAAAATTAGACTGTTGTCGTGATAAAAATGAGTGTGGGCAATAATGTATCTAATAACGGGACTTTGTCCCAGGAGGACGTTCCAAGAGATGTGCGTCTCTTGCATTTACTATTAGCTTCCCAAGGTATACACCAGTACGAAGATCAAGTGCCGCTGCAATTGATGGATTTCGCTTACAGATACACAAAGGGTGTTCTCAAAGATGCCATGGTCTATAACGATCATGTCAATTCCACAGATCATAAACTCTCCGTGGAAGACATACGGCTAGCTATATCTGCAAGAACGCAGTACCAGTTTAAGCCCACAGCTccaaaagaattattgTTACAATTGGCCGCTGAACGTAATAAGAAGGCTTTGCCACAGGTGATGGGGTCATGGGGTATTAGATTGCCGCCTGAAAAGTACTGTCTCACTGCAAAAGAATGGAATCTCAACGACGACCAgccaaattcaaatgaatgATATGTTTGTCTCTTCTTAAGTATATagatattcaaatttttaaatcaaTAATCTCAAACTTGTATTTTCTT
Coding sequences within it:
- the FUS2 gene encoding Fus2p (similar to Saccharomyces cerevisiae FUS2 (YMR232W); ancestral locus Anc_8.762); this encodes MSKTSKFFEQIYGGASFEMTPIRDYEHDYFHINDNKLPRFLKGNKKLSQSSASVRREGFKRPATLDLTNIGQPLTKKINSPLNLNNFKRQISISTETDNGKRMLCSMLETLYHREKQYSRWMFFANTVYRRALHENVTHKNRFFKLDSHEELLLFGNIDTISSISDIFINSLESFCLRIVGTQEFDEETWREIKRSSSLQKIIFRSYELGDIFQQHLSRMKSTYLSYAVSHQKQMDLFRFIKNEDSRLFQQWQEHCLKAAEFKSLESILELPITRILDWVEALESMLAISDDTISDNLKEKIQSVYEQFLKFKETLTEEMSEYNSHKEYDFALTPGEIIQGYNAGVEVPKIQKGKDYLDVTNHLNDESAKSFVDHSSSYYPSDVEEHFQESINSSLGASSVLEMESIANLTLPETIVKFKLVYKDLISLESMLKKNDLFAILDVNLKNATLWEGLLKGIPPFEDTSDPKSMILSVSSSYVNKLHQQKEQMTFLKLIDLETGVMAPLNTIIKHCDSVRTKLKDLKTLKRDYILYLKEKKAKAHDIKTNLIGKHYEELQNQLTIELPKLLMLINKITGLVILNYSKFMLQYFKTMCGGEKFLERDLANREKCAGDLAPNFDILQSYSSSRYYMKRLVRKDWKFDGEPGASRVVRKLFEL
- the RRS1 gene encoding ribosome biogenesis protein RRS1 (similar to Saccharomyces cerevisiae RRS1 (YOR294W); ancestral locus Anc_8.763), coding for MSSKDYKSLPVTVEKPIPVSYDLGNLSVFDSNVLDRNDFDSSNAAREEHIRNATRDNVQLLINQLLSLPIKSTTNSSGTSDQGANMTLLRLPEPITELPREKPLPKPKAPTKWEKFAAKKGIKSKEKSGKMVYDEASGEWAPKWGYKGINKKLDDQWLVEVDDKVKGTENELVDPRTLNRQERKKLIKKNERQQKKNLAGK
- the TRI1 gene encoding Tri1p (similar to Saccharomyces cerevisiae TRI1 (YMR233W) and UAF30 (YOR295W); ancestral locus Anc_8.764) gives rise to the protein MAVDLSKYRPVIDAIITSCDPDEVSPKKIRRAVQDLFGISFDEQRKEVNEFIIERFNDLQENPLILISKRDMMKKDEHLALRLQDLERQAQKKTRNSTSTKEKVRRKKRKTTTGQSTANNSLASRKWLLSPQLKELLGEDELPRTQVVKLVWDYIKSNNLQNEADRREILCDDKMRPIFGNKVTMFSMNKVLSKHLFNRDEILKKDEDSDIVKKDEDTDNLDIPDEENSG
- the RNA1 gene encoding GTPase-activating protein RNA1 (similar to Saccharomyces cerevisiae RNA1 (YMR235C); ancestral locus Anc_8.769) produces the protein MASLPFTPVYEESEVFSIASKALKLSSADDINPILDDLLKLSKVKKIDLSGNTIGIEASKALSECIANNSSIIDNLEEINFADLYTSRLVDEVVESLQLLLPTFLKCKKLTIVNLSDNAFGLRTIDSLESYISNAVSLRHLLLSNNGMGPFAGERIGKALFQLAKNKKAAKADSLLETFICGRNRLENGSSLYLAIGLKAHGDDLKTVKLYQNGIRPRGIMNLLSYGFKFNKNLEILDLQDNTFTKSASFILAQCLPIWKDTLKELNLNDCLLKGTGCDVVFKVLKDTQFANLETLKVEYNELKQETIINYFLPALEENNLPKLKELQINGNRLEEDSDALDTLQEKFEDLEIDDLEELDSEDEEEEEEEEEEEDENETLQVVDIEPLEKALSELSIDSLTDALAKTTI
- the KAFR0B03470 gene encoding EDF1/MBF1 family transcription factor (similar to Saccharomyces cerevisiae MBF1 (YOR298C-A); ancestral locus Anc_8.770) encodes the protein MSDWDSTTVIGQKVRAGGSGPRANVARTQGQINAARRQGLVLSVDKKYGTTNIKGDTEGQRLTKIDRETDIVKPKKLDASVGKAIARVRTEKKLSQKDLATKINEKPTVINDYESGRAIPNQQILNKLERALGVKLRGKSIGEPLGGPKKK
- the TAF9 gene encoding chromatin modification protein (similar to Saccharomyces cerevisiae TAF9 (YMR236W); ancestral locus Anc_8.771), translated to MSVGNNVSNNGTLSQEDVPRDVRLLHLLLASQGIHQYEDQVPLQLMDFAYRYTKGVLKDAMVYNDHVNSTDHKLSVEDIRLAISARTQYQFKPTAPKELLLQLAAERNKKALPQVMGSWGIRLPPEKYCLTAKEWNLNDDQPNSNE